A single Triticum dicoccoides isolate Atlit2015 ecotype Zavitan chromosome 2A, WEW_v2.0, whole genome shotgun sequence DNA region contains:
- the LOC119353488 gene encoding rho GTPase-activating protein 7-like isoform X3, whose translation MAAAAGAAPSGGPVFKSGPLFISSKGIGWKSWKKRWFILTRTSLIFFKNDPNSLPQRGGEVNVTLGGIDLNNSGSVVVREDKKLLTVLFPDGRDGRAFTLKAETSEDLLEWKTALEEALAQAPNAALVIGHNGIFRNDTPDAYEGAAPNWREKRPTKSLVVGRPILLALEDIDGSPSFLEKALCFLEKHGIKVEGILRQAADVEEVDRRMNEYEQGRTEFAPDEDAHVVGDCVKHVLRELPSSPVPASCCTALLEAFRLESKESRINSMRAAMSETFPEPNRRLLQRILRMMHTVASHTTENRMTPSAVAACMAPLLLRPLLAGECEMEDDIDMSDDNSAQLIAAANAANNAQCIVTTLLEEYESIFDDEHPRCSLSPDSRIQDSGSESTDDETVDAKDNGFHDAENDVDQELDERILSGNLSESSACTGADLYDYQVDPGDSDAERFVTDKALEAKSDLKDAPHSHLNQNGTINVQRLPNGNDPTNLVSSHESPLSMGEILSSLDAGVPLPGPGAEHSADRQSKSNETQLHVKRSNIWGRSNARKSQQSEFVDSSGEEELAIQRLEIAKNDLQIRIAKETRGNAILQASLERRKQALHERRLVLEQDVSRLQEQLQAERDLRAALEVGLSMSSGQFSGSRAMDSKTKAELEEIALAEADVARLKQKVAELHVQLSQQRQHQSFVQPGFDTKLAFCNQEKKQRNEESLSGASHWRSIKQHVLTQASSKPFSRKHSLDASSSDSRETSSSMPAESGAMSANNPRAGEAVEYGRQPPVPSSTLVELTTRLDFFKERRSQLMEQLHSLDLGHGSAPHGFQYKSSSPWNSPR comes from the exons GTATTTAAGAGTGGCCCTCTCTTCATATCATCCAAAG GAATTGGATGGAAATCTTGGAAAAAGCGCTGGTTCATCCTCACCCGAACATCGCTGATTTTCTTCAAGAATGACCCT AATTCCTTACCCCAAAGAGGTGGTGAAGTGAACGTTACTTTGGGAGGAATTGACTTAAATAATTCTGGGAG TGTAGTGGTTAGGGAAGACAAAAAGTTATTGACCGTCCTATTTCCAGATGGTCGTGATGGTCGTGCTTTTACCTTGAAG GCAGAAACATCTGAAGATTTGCTTGAGTGGAAAACGGCATTGGAAGAAGCTCTTGCACAGGCTCCAAATGCAGCTCTCGTGATTGGACATAATGGGATATTCCGTAATGACACACCAGATGCATACGAAGGAGCAGCTCCAAATT GGAGAGAGAAGAGGCCTACCAAATCCTTGGTTGTTGGAAGGCCAATTCTTCTTGCACTAGAAGATATTGATGGCAGCCCTTCTTTTCTAGAAAAAGCTTTGTGTTTTCTTGAGAAACATG GGATAAAGGTGGAGGGAATTTTGCGTCAGGCTGCAGATGTGGAGGAGGTTGACAGAAGAATGAATGAATATGAGCAAG GAAGGACTGAGTTTGCACCGGATGAGGATGCTCATGTTGTCGGTGACTGTGTAAAG CATGTTCTGCGTGAGCTACCATCTTCTCCAGTGCCTGCTTCCTGCTGCACAGCATTATTAGAAGCTTTCC GTCTAGAGAGTAAGGAATCTCGGATAAATTCGATGCGTGCAGCGATGTCTGAGACATTTCCCGAGCCTAATAGGCGGCTGTTACAGAG AATTTTGAGGATGATGCACACTGTTGCTTCTCATACTACTGAGAATCGAATGACTCCATCAGCAGTTGCTGCTTGTATGGCTCCTCTCTTGCTGCGTCCACTTCTGGCGGGTGAATGTGAGATGGAAGATGACATAGACATGAGTGATGACAATTCTGCTCAGCTCATAGCTGCTGCAAATGCTGCTAACAATGCTCAATGCATTGTCACAACTCTATTAGAGGAATATGAGAGCATATTTGAT GATGAACACCCAAGGTGTTCCCTCTCACCCGATTCTCGAATTCAAGATAGTGGAAGTGAGTCTACAGATGATGAAACTGTGGATGCCAAAGATAATGGATTTCATGATGCAGAGAATGATGTAGATCAAGAATTAGATGAGCGTATACTGAGTGGAAACTTGAGTGAAAGCAGTGCATGTACTGGTGCTGACCTCTATGACTACCAG GTAGACCCTGGTGATTCAGACGCCGAACGTTTTGTCACAGATAAGGCTTTGGAAGCAAAGTCGGATTTAAAGGATGCTCCACACAGCCATTTAAATCAAAATGGGACGATAAATGTCCAGAGATTACCGAATGGAAATGATCCAACAAATCTGGTTTCCAGTCATGAGTCTCCATTGTCAATGGGAGAGATTCTTTCGTCTTTGGATGCAGGAGTTCCTTTACCTGGTCCTGGAGCTGAACATTCTGCAGATAGGCAGTCCAAGTCCAATGAAACTCAGTTACATGTGAAGCGTTCTAATATTTGGGGACGGAGTAAT GCAAGAAAGAGCCAGCAGTCAGAGTTTGTTGATTCATCGGGTGAAGAAGA GCTTGCTATCCAAAGACTTGAGATTGCAAAGAATGATCTGCAAATTAGGATTGCGAAAGAG ACTAGAGGTAATGCAATCTTACAGGCTAGTTTGGAAAGAAGAAAGCAAGCTCTGCATGAGCGCCGTTTGGTGCTGGAACAAGAT GTATCAAGGTTGCAAGAGCAGCTGCAGGCTGAAAGGGATCTTAGAGCTGCATTAGAAGTTGGATTAAGCATGTCTTCTGGACAATTTTCTGGTTCACGTGCTATGGACTCAAAG ACGAAGGCAGAGCTTGAGGAGATTGCTCTCGCAGAAGCTGATGTTGCAAGGTTAAAGCAGAAGGTTGCAGAGCTGCATGTCCAACTTAGTCAACAGCGCCAACACCA GAGCTTTGTTCAACCAGGGTTTGATACTAAACTTGCTTTCTGTAATCAAGAGAAGAAGCAGAGGAACGAG GAGAGCTTGTCGGGCGCATCACACTGGAGAAGTATCAAACAGCACGTGCTGACCCAGGCTTCTTCGAAGCCCTTCTCCCGCAAGCACTCCTTGGATGCCTCTTCGAGCGATTCAAGGGAGACGTCGTCAAGCATGCCAGCGGAGAGCGGTGCAATGTCCGCGAACAATCCAAGAGCAGGGGAG GCTGTCGAGTACGGGAGGCAACCACCCGTGCCGTCGTCCACCCTGGTTGAGCTGACGACCAGACTAGATTTCTTCAAAGAACGGAGGTCGCAGTTGATGGAACAGCTCCACAGTCTTGATTTGGGACATGGATCCGCGCCGCATGGTTTTCAGTACAAGTCTTCGTCCCCTTGGAACAGTCCGAGATAG
- the LOC119353488 gene encoding rho GTPase-activating protein 7-like isoform X2, with protein MAAAAGAAPSGGPVFKSGPLFISSKGIGWKSWKKRWFILTRTSLIFFKNDPNSLPQRGGEVNVTLGGIDLNNSGSVVVREDKKLLTVLFPDGRDGRAFTLKAETSEDLLEWKTALEEALAQAPNAALVIGHNGIFRNDTPDAYEGAAPNWREKRPTKSLVVGRPILLALEDIDGSPSFLEKALCFLEKHGIKVEGILRQAADVEEVDRRMNEYEQGRTEFAPDEDAHVVGDCVKHVLRELPSSPVPASCCTALLEAFRLESKESRINSMRAAMSETFPEPNRRLLQRILRMMHTVASHTTENRMTPSAVAACMAPLLLRPLLAGECEMEDDIDMSDDNSAQLIAAANAANNAQCIVTTLLEEYESIFDDEHPRCSLSPDSRIQDSGSESTDDETVDAKDNGFHDAENDVDQELDERILSGNLSESSACTGADLYDYQVDPGDSDAERFVTDKALEAKSDLKDAPHSHLNQNGTINVQRLPNGNDPTNLVSSHESPLSMGEILSSLDAGVPLPGPGAEHSADRQSKSNETQLHVKRSNIWGRSNARKSQQSEFVDSSGEEELAIQRLEIAKNDLQIRIAKETRGNAILQASLERRKQALHERRLVLEQDVSRLQEQLQAERDLRAALEVGLSMSSGQFSGSRAMDSKAELEEIALAEADVARLKQKVAELHVQLSQQRQHQYDSLVDENDRYQHRSSHLPQSFVQPGFDTKLAFCNQEKKQRNEESLSGASHWRSIKQHVLTQASSKPFSRKHSLDASSSDSRETSSSMPAESGAMSANNPRAGEAVEYGRQPPVPSSTLVELTTRLDFFKERRSQLMEQLHSLDLGHGSAPHGFQYKSSSPWNSPR; from the exons GTATTTAAGAGTGGCCCTCTCTTCATATCATCCAAAG GAATTGGATGGAAATCTTGGAAAAAGCGCTGGTTCATCCTCACCCGAACATCGCTGATTTTCTTCAAGAATGACCCT AATTCCTTACCCCAAAGAGGTGGTGAAGTGAACGTTACTTTGGGAGGAATTGACTTAAATAATTCTGGGAG TGTAGTGGTTAGGGAAGACAAAAAGTTATTGACCGTCCTATTTCCAGATGGTCGTGATGGTCGTGCTTTTACCTTGAAG GCAGAAACATCTGAAGATTTGCTTGAGTGGAAAACGGCATTGGAAGAAGCTCTTGCACAGGCTCCAAATGCAGCTCTCGTGATTGGACATAATGGGATATTCCGTAATGACACACCAGATGCATACGAAGGAGCAGCTCCAAATT GGAGAGAGAAGAGGCCTACCAAATCCTTGGTTGTTGGAAGGCCAATTCTTCTTGCACTAGAAGATATTGATGGCAGCCCTTCTTTTCTAGAAAAAGCTTTGTGTTTTCTTGAGAAACATG GGATAAAGGTGGAGGGAATTTTGCGTCAGGCTGCAGATGTGGAGGAGGTTGACAGAAGAATGAATGAATATGAGCAAG GAAGGACTGAGTTTGCACCGGATGAGGATGCTCATGTTGTCGGTGACTGTGTAAAG CATGTTCTGCGTGAGCTACCATCTTCTCCAGTGCCTGCTTCCTGCTGCACAGCATTATTAGAAGCTTTCC GTCTAGAGAGTAAGGAATCTCGGATAAATTCGATGCGTGCAGCGATGTCTGAGACATTTCCCGAGCCTAATAGGCGGCTGTTACAGAG AATTTTGAGGATGATGCACACTGTTGCTTCTCATACTACTGAGAATCGAATGACTCCATCAGCAGTTGCTGCTTGTATGGCTCCTCTCTTGCTGCGTCCACTTCTGGCGGGTGAATGTGAGATGGAAGATGACATAGACATGAGTGATGACAATTCTGCTCAGCTCATAGCTGCTGCAAATGCTGCTAACAATGCTCAATGCATTGTCACAACTCTATTAGAGGAATATGAGAGCATATTTGAT GATGAACACCCAAGGTGTTCCCTCTCACCCGATTCTCGAATTCAAGATAGTGGAAGTGAGTCTACAGATGATGAAACTGTGGATGCCAAAGATAATGGATTTCATGATGCAGAGAATGATGTAGATCAAGAATTAGATGAGCGTATACTGAGTGGAAACTTGAGTGAAAGCAGTGCATGTACTGGTGCTGACCTCTATGACTACCAG GTAGACCCTGGTGATTCAGACGCCGAACGTTTTGTCACAGATAAGGCTTTGGAAGCAAAGTCGGATTTAAAGGATGCTCCACACAGCCATTTAAATCAAAATGGGACGATAAATGTCCAGAGATTACCGAATGGAAATGATCCAACAAATCTGGTTTCCAGTCATGAGTCTCCATTGTCAATGGGAGAGATTCTTTCGTCTTTGGATGCAGGAGTTCCTTTACCTGGTCCTGGAGCTGAACATTCTGCAGATAGGCAGTCCAAGTCCAATGAAACTCAGTTACATGTGAAGCGTTCTAATATTTGGGGACGGAGTAAT GCAAGAAAGAGCCAGCAGTCAGAGTTTGTTGATTCATCGGGTGAAGAAGA GCTTGCTATCCAAAGACTTGAGATTGCAAAGAATGATCTGCAAATTAGGATTGCGAAAGAG ACTAGAGGTAATGCAATCTTACAGGCTAGTTTGGAAAGAAGAAAGCAAGCTCTGCATGAGCGCCGTTTGGTGCTGGAACAAGAT GTATCAAGGTTGCAAGAGCAGCTGCAGGCTGAAAGGGATCTTAGAGCTGCATTAGAAGTTGGATTAAGCATGTCTTCTGGACAATTTTCTGGTTCACGTGCTATGGACTCAAAG GCAGAGCTTGAGGAGATTGCTCTCGCAGAAGCTGATGTTGCAAGGTTAAAGCAGAAGGTTGCAGAGCTGCATGTCCAACTTAGTCAACAGCGCCAACACCAGTACGACTCTCTCGTAGACGAGAATGATCGTTATCAGCATCGTTCAAGTCATCTCCCACA GAGCTTTGTTCAACCAGGGTTTGATACTAAACTTGCTTTCTGTAATCAAGAGAAGAAGCAGAGGAACGAG GAGAGCTTGTCGGGCGCATCACACTGGAGAAGTATCAAACAGCACGTGCTGACCCAGGCTTCTTCGAAGCCCTTCTCCCGCAAGCACTCCTTGGATGCCTCTTCGAGCGATTCAAGGGAGACGTCGTCAAGCATGCCAGCGGAGAGCGGTGCAATGTCCGCGAACAATCCAAGAGCAGGGGAG GCTGTCGAGTACGGGAGGCAACCACCCGTGCCGTCGTCCACCCTGGTTGAGCTGACGACCAGACTAGATTTCTTCAAAGAACGGAGGTCGCAGTTGATGGAACAGCTCCACAGTCTTGATTTGGGACATGGATCCGCGCCGCATGGTTTTCAGTACAAGTCTTCGTCCCCTTGGAACAGTCCGAGATAG
- the LOC119353488 gene encoding rho GTPase-activating protein 7-like isoform X1, with protein sequence MAAAAGAAPSGGPVFKSGPLFISSKGIGWKSWKKRWFILTRTSLIFFKNDPNSLPQRGGEVNVTLGGIDLNNSGSVVVREDKKLLTVLFPDGRDGRAFTLKAETSEDLLEWKTALEEALAQAPNAALVIGHNGIFRNDTPDAYEGAAPNWREKRPTKSLVVGRPILLALEDIDGSPSFLEKALCFLEKHGIKVEGILRQAADVEEVDRRMNEYEQGRTEFAPDEDAHVVGDCVKHVLRELPSSPVPASCCTALLEAFRLESKESRINSMRAAMSETFPEPNRRLLQRILRMMHTVASHTTENRMTPSAVAACMAPLLLRPLLAGECEMEDDIDMSDDNSAQLIAAANAANNAQCIVTTLLEEYESIFDDEHPRCSLSPDSRIQDSGSESTDDETVDAKDNGFHDAENDVDQELDERILSGNLSESSACTGADLYDYQVDPGDSDAERFVTDKALEAKSDLKDAPHSHLNQNGTINVQRLPNGNDPTNLVSSHESPLSMGEILSSLDAGVPLPGPGAEHSADRQSKSNETQLHVKRSNIWGRSNARKSQQSEFVDSSGEEELAIQRLEIAKNDLQIRIAKETRGNAILQASLERRKQALHERRLVLEQDVSRLQEQLQAERDLRAALEVGLSMSSGQFSGSRAMDSKTKAELEEIALAEADVARLKQKVAELHVQLSQQRQHQYDSLVDENDRYQHRSSHLPQSFVQPGFDTKLAFCNQEKKQRNEESLSGASHWRSIKQHVLTQASSKPFSRKHSLDASSSDSRETSSSMPAESGAMSANNPRAGEAVEYGRQPPVPSSTLVELTTRLDFFKERRSQLMEQLHSLDLGHGSAPHGFQYKSSSPWNSPR encoded by the exons GTATTTAAGAGTGGCCCTCTCTTCATATCATCCAAAG GAATTGGATGGAAATCTTGGAAAAAGCGCTGGTTCATCCTCACCCGAACATCGCTGATTTTCTTCAAGAATGACCCT AATTCCTTACCCCAAAGAGGTGGTGAAGTGAACGTTACTTTGGGAGGAATTGACTTAAATAATTCTGGGAG TGTAGTGGTTAGGGAAGACAAAAAGTTATTGACCGTCCTATTTCCAGATGGTCGTGATGGTCGTGCTTTTACCTTGAAG GCAGAAACATCTGAAGATTTGCTTGAGTGGAAAACGGCATTGGAAGAAGCTCTTGCACAGGCTCCAAATGCAGCTCTCGTGATTGGACATAATGGGATATTCCGTAATGACACACCAGATGCATACGAAGGAGCAGCTCCAAATT GGAGAGAGAAGAGGCCTACCAAATCCTTGGTTGTTGGAAGGCCAATTCTTCTTGCACTAGAAGATATTGATGGCAGCCCTTCTTTTCTAGAAAAAGCTTTGTGTTTTCTTGAGAAACATG GGATAAAGGTGGAGGGAATTTTGCGTCAGGCTGCAGATGTGGAGGAGGTTGACAGAAGAATGAATGAATATGAGCAAG GAAGGACTGAGTTTGCACCGGATGAGGATGCTCATGTTGTCGGTGACTGTGTAAAG CATGTTCTGCGTGAGCTACCATCTTCTCCAGTGCCTGCTTCCTGCTGCACAGCATTATTAGAAGCTTTCC GTCTAGAGAGTAAGGAATCTCGGATAAATTCGATGCGTGCAGCGATGTCTGAGACATTTCCCGAGCCTAATAGGCGGCTGTTACAGAG AATTTTGAGGATGATGCACACTGTTGCTTCTCATACTACTGAGAATCGAATGACTCCATCAGCAGTTGCTGCTTGTATGGCTCCTCTCTTGCTGCGTCCACTTCTGGCGGGTGAATGTGAGATGGAAGATGACATAGACATGAGTGATGACAATTCTGCTCAGCTCATAGCTGCTGCAAATGCTGCTAACAATGCTCAATGCATTGTCACAACTCTATTAGAGGAATATGAGAGCATATTTGAT GATGAACACCCAAGGTGTTCCCTCTCACCCGATTCTCGAATTCAAGATAGTGGAAGTGAGTCTACAGATGATGAAACTGTGGATGCCAAAGATAATGGATTTCATGATGCAGAGAATGATGTAGATCAAGAATTAGATGAGCGTATACTGAGTGGAAACTTGAGTGAAAGCAGTGCATGTACTGGTGCTGACCTCTATGACTACCAG GTAGACCCTGGTGATTCAGACGCCGAACGTTTTGTCACAGATAAGGCTTTGGAAGCAAAGTCGGATTTAAAGGATGCTCCACACAGCCATTTAAATCAAAATGGGACGATAAATGTCCAGAGATTACCGAATGGAAATGATCCAACAAATCTGGTTTCCAGTCATGAGTCTCCATTGTCAATGGGAGAGATTCTTTCGTCTTTGGATGCAGGAGTTCCTTTACCTGGTCCTGGAGCTGAACATTCTGCAGATAGGCAGTCCAAGTCCAATGAAACTCAGTTACATGTGAAGCGTTCTAATATTTGGGGACGGAGTAAT GCAAGAAAGAGCCAGCAGTCAGAGTTTGTTGATTCATCGGGTGAAGAAGA GCTTGCTATCCAAAGACTTGAGATTGCAAAGAATGATCTGCAAATTAGGATTGCGAAAGAG ACTAGAGGTAATGCAATCTTACAGGCTAGTTTGGAAAGAAGAAAGCAAGCTCTGCATGAGCGCCGTTTGGTGCTGGAACAAGAT GTATCAAGGTTGCAAGAGCAGCTGCAGGCTGAAAGGGATCTTAGAGCTGCATTAGAAGTTGGATTAAGCATGTCTTCTGGACAATTTTCTGGTTCACGTGCTATGGACTCAAAG ACGAAGGCAGAGCTTGAGGAGATTGCTCTCGCAGAAGCTGATGTTGCAAGGTTAAAGCAGAAGGTTGCAGAGCTGCATGTCCAACTTAGTCAACAGCGCCAACACCAGTACGACTCTCTCGTAGACGAGAATGATCGTTATCAGCATCGTTCAAGTCATCTCCCACA GAGCTTTGTTCAACCAGGGTTTGATACTAAACTTGCTTTCTGTAATCAAGAGAAGAAGCAGAGGAACGAG GAGAGCTTGTCGGGCGCATCACACTGGAGAAGTATCAAACAGCACGTGCTGACCCAGGCTTCTTCGAAGCCCTTCTCCCGCAAGCACTCCTTGGATGCCTCTTCGAGCGATTCAAGGGAGACGTCGTCAAGCATGCCAGCGGAGAGCGGTGCAATGTCCGCGAACAATCCAAGAGCAGGGGAG GCTGTCGAGTACGGGAGGCAACCACCCGTGCCGTCGTCCACCCTGGTTGAGCTGACGACCAGACTAGATTTCTTCAAAGAACGGAGGTCGCAGTTGATGGAACAGCTCCACAGTCTTGATTTGGGACATGGATCCGCGCCGCATGGTTTTCAGTACAAGTCTTCGTCCCCTTGGAACAGTCCGAGATAG